In Aggregicoccus sp. 17bor-14, the genomic window TGGGAGACGGTGGGCAGGAGCAGCCAGAAGTGCTCGACCAGCTCGTCGAGCCGAACGGCGCGAATCAGCCTTCCGCGCTCGAAGAACCGGAGCATCGTTTCTGCACGGTCGTAGTCGCGCGGCAGCAGGTCCTGGCCATCGAAGCCGACGACCAGGTGGTCCCCGTCGTCCGAGAGCGATGCCTCGCGGAACCAGCCCGGCATCTCCCAGGAGAAGCGCTCCGACCCATCGGATGCCACGCGCACCACGGTGGTGCGCCAGGCCTTCGGATCCGTCCGCGCGCAGAAGCGGCCGCTGCGTGAGCAGACCCGCCGTGCACTGGGTGGTGGCAGAGGCTCGTCGGCACGCGAGGATCCGGTGGCAAGGAGGGCTCCGATGAGGGCGAGGCCCAGGAAGCGAGCGGCAGGAAGGCCCGGCGAGAGGTGCATGAGGTGCAGAACGCAGGAGGGCGCGCGGAGGTCTACGCCTCATCTCCCGGGACCTGCGGGCGGGCGGCACTTCCACGGACGAGAATGGCGGTTCTACTCGGCCGCTCCTGCCTCCGCCGAACCCGCACGCGCGTGCACTTCGACGAAGCCCTGAGCCTCCCCGGAACGCCGCGCAGGCCGGCGCCCCCTCGCGCTCGGCGCAAGCGAAAGGAGGCCGTCCCACCCGTCTTCCTCCGAGCCCCTCCCCTCCGAATGGCCTCGACGCCGCACCCGCAATGGACGGGCCCCACCCGCCCGCATCCGGACTACCCTCCGCGGGCATGTCCCGCCCCACGACGCGCGTCCTCGCGGTGCTCGAGCTGCTGCAGACGCATGGGCGGCTGAGCGGCGCGGAGCTGGCGGCGCGCCTCGAGGTGGACCGCCGCACGGTGCGCCGCTACATCGCGGCGCTCGAGGAGCTGGGCATCCCGCTCACGGCGGAGCGCGGGCGCGATGGCCACTACGGCCTCGTGGCCGGCTTCAAGCTGCCGCCGATGATGTTCACCGACGACGAGGCGCTCGCGCTCTCCGTGGGGCTGCTCGCCGCGCGCGGGCTGGGGCTCGCGGAGGGCGCGCCCGCGGTGGCGAGCGCCCAGGCGAAGCTGGAGCGGGTGATGCCCGCGGGGCTGAAGCGGCGCGTGCGCGCGGTGGACGAGACGGTGGCGCTCGAGCTCGCGCGCCCCCGCGAGCCCGCGCGCGACAACGCGGCGCTGGTGTCGCTCGCAGCGGCCGCGCAGGCGCAGGAGCGCGTGCGGCTGCGCTACGCCGCGGCGGCCGCGAGCGGCGAGGAGACGGAGCGCGACTTCGACCCCTTCGGCCTCGCGTACCGCCAGGGGCGCTGGTACGTGGTGGGCACCTGCCACCTGCGCGGCGGGCTGCGCAGCTTCCGGCTGGACCGCGTGCGCGGCGTGGTGCCGCAGGGGCTGCACTTCGAGCGCCCGCGCGACTTCGACGCGCTCGCGCACCTCACGCGCTCGCTCGCCACGCTGCCGCGCGCGCACGCGGTGCAGGTACTGCTGCGCACGGACCTGGAGCGCGCGCGGCGCGAGGTGGCGCCCTCCTTCGGCGTGCTCGAGCCCGCGCCGGGCGGGGTGCTGCTGCGCACCGAGGCGGAGGAGCTGCCGTGGGTGGCGCGCGAGCTCTCGCGCCTGTCCTTCCCCTTCGAGGTGCAGCAGCCCGCGGCCCTGCGCGACGTGCTCGCCGAGCACGCGCGCCGGCTGCTCGCGCTCGCGCGGGGCGCCTAGCCGCGCCCCGGGTTCTTGCCGCGCCGGCCCACCGAGTGGGTGCGCTTGCCCTCGCCCTTGCCGCCAGTGACGCCGCCGCGCGCGATGCCGGTGGAGTAGGCCTTGGCGCGCCGGTTCGCCGTCACCTCGGTCTTGTTGAGCGGGCCGGCCGGCGCCTTCTTCGCGGTGCGCTTGCGCTGCATGCCCATCACCGGCACGGAGCCGCCGTCCAGCAGGGGGTCGGTGTGCAGCTTCTTGCGGCCGCCCGCCTTCTTCAGGTCGCGCTTCTTCATCGCCGGCTTCTTCGCGCGCGCCGCCCCACCGCCCGCGCTCCCCGCACGCTTCGTCGCCTGCTTCGCTCGCACCGCCATCGTGTGTGGCCTCCCTCGCCTCCTCTTCAGCTACGCACGGGAGGGAGCAACGGCCATCGTCCCGGGCAGCACCCATGCAGCGGCCGGGCGCCCACTCCCCGCAGAGGGGGCGAGCACTCGGGCTCCTGCTGGCACGCCCGCTGGGGCACCGCGCGCGGGGCGTCAGCCGCAGTGTCCGCCGGTCGCGCTCCCCGCCCGGGCCCCCGTGCCTAACCTTCTGAGCACACCCCCTCACCACTTCGGAGCACTCGATGACGCCTGCGTTGTCCTCGACGGGTCTTGTCCTTCACAACCTCGGCCTCGCCACCGCCTTCGGCGGCTCGCTGTTCGGCAAGGTGGCCCTCAACCCGGCGGTCTCCGCCATCTCGTCGGAAGAGGAGCGGGGCAAGGTCACGAACCTCGCCTGGAACGGCTACAACATCATCAACGCCGTCTCCATCGGCACCGCGGCGCTCACCTGGCTCTTCGGGCGCTCGCAGCTGAGTGGGCGCGAGATCGACAGCTCCACGCACGGCTTGGTGCTCGCGAAGGACGCGCTGCTGGGCGCCAGCGTGGCGCTGGGCGCGGCGAACATCTTCACCGGCGCCTTCCTCGCGAAGCAGGCCCCCGAGGGCGCCGTGCCCTCAGCCTCCGGCAACACCCCCACCGCCAACACGCCCGAGCCGGCGGTGAAGGCGATGCGGGCGATCAACCTCATGGGCATCGCGAACCTCGCCACCATGGCGGGCGTGATTGCGCTCACCGCGGTCCTCAACATGAAGGCGGGCACCTCCAACAAGTGGTCGGTGCTCGCACGCTTCCTGCCGTAAGGGCCCAGGACGGGGCGCGCCGCCGCGTGCGCGCGCGCACCCGCCCGGTTCAACAAGGTCGGGAAAGGCAGATGGGCAGGGCGCAGGGGATAGCGCCGCTGCCCATCCGTCTTTCTGCGCCCCGCGCGGGTAGGGGCCCCGCCCACCTTCGCGCCCGGGGCTCGGCTGTGTAGTGTGCCGGGAATGTTCTCCTCTCGACGGATCTCGTTCCACCG contains:
- a CDS encoding YafY family protein, translated to MSRPTTRVLAVLELLQTHGRLSGAELAARLEVDRRTVRRYIAALEELGIPLTAERGRDGHYGLVAGFKLPPMMFTDDEALALSVGLLAARGLGLAEGAPAVASAQAKLERVMPAGLKRRVRAVDETVALELARPREPARDNAALVSLAAAAQAQERVRLRYAAAAASGEETERDFDPFGLAYRQGRWYVVGTCHLRGGLRSFRLDRVRGVVPQGLHFERPRDFDALAHLTRSLATLPRAHAVQVLLRTDLERARREVAPSFGVLEPAPGGVLLRTEAEELPWVARELSRLSFPFEVQQPAALRDVLAEHARRLLALARGA